The sequence GCCGACCGATGGGCAGGTCGTCCTCGATGGGATGGACGTCAGTACGTATTCGCGCACGGAACTCGCCCGTGAACTGGGAGTGCTCTCTCAGCACAACGTCGCACCCGAGTCACTGTCCGTCGAGGATCTCGTCAGACACGGCCGGTATCCACACCGACGGCTGTTCGATACGATGACCGACCGGGACTGGCAGGCCGTCGACTGGGCGATCGACACGGTCAGGATCGATCACCTCCGCGATCGGGACGTTGGATCGCTCTCGGGCGGACAGACCCAGCTCGCCTGGATCGCTATGGTCCTCGCACAGGAACCCCGGACACTCTTGCTCGACGAGCCGACGACCTACCTCGACCTGCGCCACCAGGTACGTCTCCTCGAGGTGATCCGGTCACTCAGCGACGACAACGGCATCACCATCGTCGTGGTGCTCCACGACATTTCACAGGCCGTTCGCGTCTGCGATCACCTCGTCGCACTCGATGACGGCGTGGTGTACGACAGCGGTCCACCGTCGGAGGTCGTCACCGCAGAGCTGCTGGCCGAGGTCTTTCAGGTCGACGCCCGTGTCGAGAGTGGGCCATCCGGGATTCGGATCGATCCAATCGGGGAGCTACCCCGTGAAACGGCCGCGACCGAGGAGACCCAAGACGGAGAGAGACGACGATGAACACATCCGACGAGCACGGATGTTCACTGCCCATCACGGGCTCGGTACACGCATTTTCGGGGCGGTCACACCGCGGTACATCGCGTCACTCGGCGTCGTCACGACGACCGTCGCCCTCGAGACACAGACACGTCTCGATCCACTGGACGTGCTCCCGGAGACGCCGCTCGCCGGCGCTGGTCAACGCGTACACGTCGTGAATCCCGTCGGTCCGCTTCTCGACGAACCCCGCGTCGACCAGCGCCGAGAGCGAGCCGTAGAAGGACTTCGGTTCGATTCGGTCGTCGTAGTGTGCCTCGAGTCTGGATTTGAGTTGCTGGCCGCGAAGCTGTCCGTCCTCGGCGGCCGCGAGGAGGTAACAGACGTCCCGACGGCGACCACTCTGGAGCCACTTGCCCATGGGCGTGCTGGCGTCGAGAAGGGCTCGAAGCTTCCGGTTTTCGGTGCGCCGTTCGAGGATTGCCCGGGTTCGCGAACCGACACCTTCCCGGTGTTGCGGTATCTAGTGGCGAGTATGACCGATCAGGAAACGGCGGCAGGTGCCGACGAAGAGCGTGATAACCGTCGCGTCGAGTCTGATGGCATCGTGGCCACGTACACCGAGACGGCGACCGAACGCGTGCTCACGTTCGAGGCGACCGCCGATTCCGTCGGCCACGGGACGGCAACCCTCGCCCAGAACCGTGACGGATACGCGATGGTGAAAGTCCGGTCGACGGTCGACGGCGACGAACTGGAACGCTACTACGGCTTCGACATGGCTCTCGACCACGCCGCAGACGTGCTCGGCGTCTCTCCACACGATCTCCCGATCCCCGAATCGGCTGCCGACATGGGGATGTGAGCGGCCGACCACGTCCGGCGGTGGACCGCCCGACGTGGAAGGATCGCTCCCCCTGGCCCAGAAAAAGCGGGACTGCTAAATAGCCGGAGTCGCACGTTTCAGAAGAGAAGTCGTGGCATCCGAGTTCCCCAGGCCGATCGGCACCCGCCGGCGTTTTTCCGGACTGCTGGCAGCGACGGCCGTCGGCGTCTACCTGCTGTTGATCGCCGGCGCGACCACCTCGCTCACCGACGCCGCCTCGGCGTGTACCACCTGGCCGACCTGTCACGCACCCGTCGATCCGCTCGACCAGACCCAGCTCGTCATCGCGTGGACCCACCGGCTCGCAGCTGTCATCGTCGGTGCACTCGTCGCCGCGACTGCTATCGTATCAGTCCTCGGGGACGTCTCGCGGCGCGTCCGGTGGACGATCCTCGTCGGGACCGCACTCTACATCGTTCAGGTCGGAGTCGGCGCTGCGACCGCGACCCTCGGTCCGTCTGCGATCACGCCGGGGCTCCACCTCTCCCTCGGCATCGCCGTTTTCGGTGCCATCGTCCTCGCACTCGCATGGGATCTGGAACTCGCGACCGGCACCGACGACGACGCCCTCGAGGCGGCCGATCCCGAACCGATTGATGAACCCGAACCAGCTACCGGACGGGCTCTCCCGCAGGGTGGGATCGCTCGCGCCCGGCTCACCGCCTACGCGTACTTCAAGATGATGAAGCCGCGGCTGATGTGGCTGCTCTGTCTCGTCGCCGCCGCAGGGATGGCACTCGCCGCCGGACCGGCACTCGACGTTCCGACGATCGTCGCCACGCTCGGCGGGGGCGTCCTCGCCATCGGCGCCTCGGGAACGTTCAACCACGTCCTGGAGCGCGACGTCGACCAGAAGATGTCGCGAACGGCAGACCGACCGCTCGCGGTGGACCTGATCCCGGTCCGGAACGCACTCGTCTTCGGCGGCCTGCTGACCGTCGCTTCGCTGGCCGTCTTCCTGACGATCAACGCACTCGCCGCAGCACTCGGGCTGGCCGCGATCCTCTTTTACAGCGTCGTCTACACGCTGTTGCTCAAGCCGAACACGGTCCAGAACACCGTCATCGGCGGTGCGGCAGGCGCGCTCCCCGCGCTGATCGGCTGGGCCGCCGTCACCAACGAGATCGGCCTCCCAGCGCTCGCGCTCGCGGGCGTGATCTTCCTCTGGACGCCGGCGCACTTCTACAACCTCGCGCTGGCGTACAAAGACGACTACGCCCGCGGGGGCTTCCCGATGATGCCCGTCGTCCGCGGCGAGACCGAGACTCGCAAACACATCGTCTACTACATCGCCGCGACGCTGGTCGGCACTGTCGTCCTCGCGTGGCTCACCGATCTCGGTGCGCTGTACGCCGCGACCGTCGCAGTGTTCGGGGGTATCTTCCTCTGGACGGCCATCGTCCTTCACTTCGAGCAAACCGAGCGCGCAGCGTTCCGGTCGTTCCACGCCTCGAACGCGTTCCTCGGGGCCATCCTCGTCGTGATCGTCGTCGACGCGCTGGCACTTTGAGCCACGACCACGAACTCGAGTGGCCTCGAGATGCGTCTCGTATCTCGAACCAACAGCACGGCCATGGTCGTCGGTTACTGGTCGCGAGTACGCCGTCGTGATCTGTCACGTAATCACGTATTCGATCCGAGTGGACGGCGACCGATCGGTCGGCTATCGTCGACCCTGTCGCGGGTTCTCGAAACGGGCGCTGGTCGTGTCATCGCCCAGGTCATCTCCGGGCCGATGACCACATCGAGGACACGCTCTCTGTCGTGATTCCTCGAGGAAGCCGGAGGCGATGAGCGACGCTGGAAGTGCGAACAACCCGATGCCGAGGACGGCCGTGAGACCACCGAGTAGCTGGCCAGCCGGCGTCACGGGATGCATGTCACCGTATCCGACCGTCGTGAGCGTGACGACGCCCCACCAGAGTGTCTGGGGAATCGAGGAAAACGTCTCCGGCTGGGCCTGGTGTTCGACCAGATAGACGAGATTGGACGCCACGACGAGAAGTACGGCGTCGACAACGGTGACGACCACCAGATCGGTTTTCTTCTGCTCGAGGATACGAACGAAAACTGAGAGTGACCGAGAGTACCGGATAAGTTTGAGGAATCGAAGTGCACGGAGCACTCGCAGGTCGCCACCGAGGCCGAAGGCCACCAGGTAAAACGGCAGGACCGCGAGCAGATCGACGATCAGTAACGGTCGAGACGCGAACCGGATGCGGCCGGAGATAGGCCCGGAGTAGTCGGGATGCTCGACGGCACTCCAGATTCGACCGAGATACTCGACGGTGAAGAGGGCTACACTGCCGACCTCGAGCCAGAAGAGAACCGTCCGGTACTCACGGGCGACTGAATCGACCGTCTCGAGCATCACGGCAGCGACATTTACGAAGATAAGGGCCATGATCAGCCAGTCGACGACTTTCCCTGCCTGACCGCCACGATCGGGTGACAGGAGGAAGAACGTCGTTCGTCGCGGTGAAGTAGACATACATGCAGAGTCGAATGACTCCACCGTAAAAACGTGAGTTTTCGCTGCCACTACTGGTCACGACGTTTCACAGATTGCTCGGTCGTTCGAGTGACAGGTTCCGCACGTCGAAGTACTTTCGGTGGAGACTCGGCTGGTAGAATATCCGTTCGAGTGAGGTCGACGCCCGTCGACGACGTCAGTCGTTCGTGCGAGCCGCGTCGATACGACCGAACTGCTCGTCGTTCAGCGAGAGCTCGACCGCACCGACGTTCTCTGCCAGCTGGTCCGGATCACGCGCACCGACGATCGGCACGCAGGTGAACCGATCCTGATCCATCAGCCAGCGCAGGGAGACCTGCGCCGGCGTCGCGTCGACCTCGTCGGCGACCTCTTCGACGACCTCGAGGACACGCCAGGCCCGGTCGGTCGCGTAGTAGTCGTCGAACCGCTCGCTCAGCGTTGCTCTCGAGCCATCCGGCCCCTCGACGCGGCCGTCGTCGGTCCGATCGTACTTGCCGGTGAGGAAGCCGCCGGCCAGCGGCGAGTACGGACAGACCGCGAGGTCCTGATCGGCACAGACGTCGAGGTAGTCGCCGACGGCGTCGTAGTGGGCCGCGTTGACCATTGGCTGGGTGACGTCGAAGCGCTCGAGTCCGTCGACGTCGCTGGTCCACAGCGCCTTCGTGAGTTTCCAGGCGGCCATCGTGCTCGCCCCGAGGTGGTTGACTTTGCCTTCACGGACGAGGTCGGAAAGCACCGAGAGGGTCTCCTCGATAGGTGTCTCGTCGTCCCAGCGGTGGATGTAGTACAGATCGATGTAGTCGGTTCCCAGCCGCTCGAGGGTGCCCTCGATCTGGGCCCGAACGTGCTTGCGACCGAGGCCGGAGTCGTTCGGCCGGGGATCTCCCCAGCCGTCGAACGGGAAGTAGACCTTCGAGGCGATGACGAAATCCTCGCGATCGTAGTCGGTGAGCCACTCGCCGATCCACTCCTCGCTCGTCCCGTCGGGGTCGCCGTAGACGTTCGCCGTGTCGATGAAGTTGATGCCCTGGTCGTAGCAGGCGTCGAGCAATTCGTGGGCTTCATCGCGGGTCGTCTCGACGGTCTCGCCGTGTCGCTTGCCGAAGCGCCACGTGCCGAAACAGAGTCTCGAGACGGTCGTACCCGTATTTCCGAGCGTCGTGTACTCCATGTGCGCTGGTCGACTGCCGGCGACAAAATGGATTGGGAAGCGGCGATGGTCGTGTGTCGGTAGTCTCGGCGTGCCAGTATGCGAAGGGCCGGGACCACGACTGGGCCGTCTCTGGATCGCTCCCACGAGGTCTGCTCTCCGCGACGACATCCACGCCGGTTCGTGGACTGGTACCCCCGAAGAAGGGGGATCGGGGGCACAATCAGGCCCTGCCCCCTTCCGTCTCGCACCCGTTCGTTCGGACATGCTCGAACTTGCACTGCTGTTCTTCGTGATCGCGATCGTCGCGGCTGCACTTGGCGCGACCGGCGTCGCCGGTATCACCATGTCCATCGCGAAGTGGCTGGTGCTGATCTTCCTGGTGCTGGCTGCGCTATCGCTGCTACTGTGAGGCGCCAGCGCTACGCGGATCGATCCGGATCGGGCCATCCCGAGTCCCTGATCCAGTACTGAGAGGCCAGTGACACCGTAGGGAGGTACCAACGAGATGGCGTCGCCAGCGAGCGCCATCAGCACCGACAGCGTTTACTCTCACTCCACAGCGTCCACGTCGATTCTCGCACTGGTTCCCTGAGACTGGACGGTTGCAGTATGGGAATCAGAAACAACCACCGTCTCACCACTTCCTGCTCCAGTACCCACCATAGCGACGATCGGCTGAAGCCTGACGCCTCGAGCCCGGCGGGGCGTCCGTGCGATCCGGACGTCAGCGACCGGGTCCCCAGTCGTCGGTCTCGTCGTCGGTATCGGTATCTGCGTCGTCGGGATCGGTGCGAGGCACGTCGGTATCGAACTCCTGGTCGCTCGAGTCGTCCCCGTCGTCTGGGTGGGATCGATCGTTTCCGTCGGCTGCGACGTCCCAGCTAGCGTCGGATCCCCAGGAGGGTGAATCGCCCCAGACGGCCGTCTCGTCGGGGTCGTCGGGTTCCTCCTCCGACCGTGCCGTCGGACCTGTGTCGGTTCCTGAACCTGTGGCTGACCCTTCCCCTGCACCCGTCGTGAATCCTGGGCTACCGGACCCGACTGGTTGACCTGACGCGGCCGGCCCCGGCTGGGGTCCTGTCCCGCCGGTGGCTGCACCCGTCGGAGCGCGAACCGCCTGTCGCTGCTCGGGAATGAGGTCGAGCGAATCGTCCGTATCGCCGAGCAGCAAGAGTGCGTAGTAGCGAACGTAGGTTCGGATCGGCGTCTCGAGCAGCGAGAAGGCGTACTCGAAGAGGAGGTACCCGAGCAAGAGCACGACCAAGACGACGATCCCCAGCGCTTCGTGGATCGCGAGTGCGAGCACGAGGAGGATCGCGAACAGGAAGATGCCGAAGAAGAACGCGGCGAAGTAGATACCGGCGTAGAGGAAGACGATGGCAGCCCCGAGTACGAAGCCGACCAGCAAGAACGCGAGCAGGCCGGTCCAGTTCGGTCCCATCGAGCCGGCCACTCGTCGCCACCCGCTTATGGGTCCACGACCTTCGTGGAGCATCGTCGGGACGACGAACGCGTTCGTCAGGACGCTCACGATCCAGCCGACGACACCGAAAACGAAGCCAGCGAGCAAGAGCGCACCGAGCTGGCCGGCGGTGAGGTCGTCGGGCGCGCCGACGTCCCCACCGAGGACGACGGCGGCGACGAGGGCTACGAAGAGGCCACCGACGACGATCCAGAGTGCGATTCGGAAAGCCAGCAACAGGAGGCCGTTCTTCAGATTGGCTCGAACGTACCGCCTGAGGTGCATCTCCTCGGACCGCAACGACTCGACGTAGACGAACTCGAGGATGGCCGCGAGGTATCTGAGCAGGAGGAAAACCAGGAGGAGGGAGGCGGCGACGACGGCGACGATCGCGAGCGTGTCCGTATCTCCTACCCCCTGCATGGCGAGTTCGGCGGGGATATTGAACACCTGGTACAGGAGACCGAGACCCCCGATGAGGAGGATCAGGAGACCGAGTTTCAGGTATCCGGCAACCCCTAGCGCGTGGAGGTACCGTTTGGTGACGCGGAGGGCATCACCGAGATTATCGGCGGCGTACATATCGTTTCACTAACTAGTCTCGGACGTAAAATACGTTCCCATCTGATGACAGTCAGGATCGAAAAGGGGGATGCAGCCGCTGGCACTCAGAGGCCAGCGATTTCGTCTTCGAGCCACTCACCGAACCACTTTACACGTTTGAGCCGCTGGTGAGCGATTCCCTCGGCGGTGTCACTCTGGACCCGCGAGGCGGCGTCGTACCCGCGCTCGAGTACGCGGTCGACCATCTCGTCGACTTCCATGTGGGTTCGTGCCTCGTAGCCCATCCGCAAGAGCATTAGCGTCGTCCCGTTGGCGCCCACCTTGTCGAGGAGGTCCGCCTCGATGAGACACTGGGTCTCGAGTGCGAGGTCGGTCAGGTCTCCCTGGTAGGAGTGATGTTCGATGGCCCGACACACCTGTGCGATGAACGACTCCGGGTAATCCGCACGGGCCTCGAGGTACTCGCGGGCGACGCGAGCGCCAGCTTCGGCGTGGAGTTCCTGGTCGGTCTCGAGTTTGGCGACGTCGTGAAAGAGCGCGGCGACGCGGGTGATGTCGACGTCTGCACCCTCCTTGCGTGCGATTTCCTCGGCGAGTTCGACGACGTTGAGGATGTGGTTGAACCGGTACTCCGCGGAGTGCCACGGATACCAGCGCATCCGGCCGCCCTCGCCTTCTTTCTCGACGCTGGCAGCGAGGTACTCGTAGACGAACGCCTTCATTTCCTCGAACTCGGCGTCGGTCACCCTGCTCTCTTTTATCTCGACGCCCACGAAAGATCCCTCCGCAATAGACGAACGATAGTCATTACGGGAATATTTGTCCGATGGACTCTTTAGCCTTTGGTTCGGGATGGTTTTGCCGTTCGAGAGGGTTACAAAATGCAACTGGTCGGTACCGGAACTGGTCCGTCCGTGAGCTTCGCTCAGCCAAAATAGTCAGCGTCCGAGTGTATCCCTCAACAACTTCCGTTAAAGTCAAACAGGGGGGCCGGGAAATGAGGGTATGAGCAGCGAACAGGAAGGGGAGTCGATCCGGTGTCTGGTCGCCAAAGTCGGTCTCGACGGTCACGACCGCGGAGCACACGTCATCGCACGCGCGTTCCGCGACGCCGGATTCGAAGTCATCTACTCCGGACTGCACAAAGCGCCCGAAGAGATCGTCCAGGCGACGGTCCAGGAAGACGTCGACGTACTGGGAATCTCTATCCTCTCGGGTGCCCACGACACGCTGGTTCCAAAGATCATGGACGGACTCGAGGAGTACGGCGCAGCCGAGGACACCCTCGTCCTCGTCGGGGGCGTCATTCCCGAGGAAGACCGCGCTGAACTCGAGGACGAGGGCGTCGCCGAGATTTTCGGCCCCGGTACTTCGGTGGAGGAGACGATCGAGTTCGTCCGCGAGAACGCCCCCGAGCGATGAACGACGAGGACCTGCTCGAGGCCCTGCTGGCAGGCGAACACCGCGCGCTGGCCCGCGTCATCTCGAAGATTGAGGATCGCTCGCCCGGCTACCGAAATCTCGTCTCTGACCTGTACGCCCACACCGGCGAGGCCGACGTCGTCGGCATTACGGGGAGCCCCGGGGCCGGGAAGTCCACGCTGGTGGACAAACTCGCCGAAACCTACCGCGACCGTGGCGAGACCGTCGGCGTCATCGCGATCGATCCGTCCTCACCCTTCTCCGGCGGGGCGGTGCTCGGTGATCGCATCCGCATGGCCTCGACGGTGGGCGACATGGACGTCTTCGTTCGCTCGATGAGTGCTCGCGGCACCCTTGGCGGCCTCTCGACTGCCACGGCAGACGCCGTCAAGGCCATGGACGCCTTCGGCAAGGACAAGATCATCATCGAGACCGTCGGCGCCGGCCAGAACGAGATCGATATCGTCCAGACCGCAGACACCGTCGCCGTCCTCGTTCCGCCCGGGTCCGGCGACGAGATCCAGACGCTGAAGGCAGGGATCCTCGAGATCGCCGACGTCTTCGTCGTCAACAAGGCAGACCGGCCCGGTGCCGACCGGACCGTCCAGGAACTCCGGGAGATGATCCAGCTGGGTGAGGGTGCCGGCTTCGGCGGTGGCGGCCATCACAGCCAGGAGGTCATCGACGCACACGACGACTGGGACCCCAATACGGACGAGGAGGCCGACGCCGGCTGGACGACGCCCATCGTCGAAACCGTCGCCACGAAGGCTGACGGCGTCGACGATCTCATCGACGCGTTCGCAACCCACCGCGAGTACCTCGTCGACTCCGGTGAGCACGCAGCGCGAACCCGCCGTCGCTACGCCGAAGAGATCAGGACCCTCCTTCGGG is a genomic window of Natrarchaeobaculum aegyptiacum containing:
- a CDS encoding ABC transporter ATP-binding protein, coding for MIGKLGLDPFVERGTSKNPRSGLVTGQDQSSQGPPHEHIECRDIVLEYDASDDPVVDGETIHVPGGAVTALVGPNGSGKSTLLRGMARELEPTDGQVVLDGMDVSTYSRTELARELGVLSQHNVAPESLSVEDLVRHGRYPHRRLFDTMTDRDWQAVDWAIDTVRIDHLRDRDVGSLSGGQTQLAWIAMVLAQEPRTLLLDEPTTYLDLRHQVRLLEVIRSLSDDNGITIVVVLHDISQAVRVCDHLVALDDGVVYDSGPPSEVVTAELLAEVFQVDARVESGPSGIRIDPIGELPRETAATEETQDGERRR
- a CDS encoding helix-turn-helix transcriptional regulator produces the protein MGKWLQSGRRRDVCYLLAAAEDGQLRGQQLKSRLEAHYDDRIEPKSFYGSLSALVDAGFVEKRTDGIHDVYALTSAGERRLREHVQWIETCLCLEGDGRRDDAE
- a CDS encoding DUF7111 family protein — translated: MTDQETAAGADEERDNRRVESDGIVATYTETATERVLTFEATADSVGHGTATLAQNRDGYAMVKVRSTVDGDELERYYGFDMALDHAADVLGVSPHDLPIPESAADMGM
- a CDS encoding heme o synthase → MASEFPRPIGTRRRFSGLLAATAVGVYLLLIAGATTSLTDAASACTTWPTCHAPVDPLDQTQLVIAWTHRLAAVIVGALVAATAIVSVLGDVSRRVRWTILVGTALYIVQVGVGAATATLGPSAITPGLHLSLGIAVFGAIVLALAWDLELATGTDDDALEAADPEPIDEPEPATGRALPQGGIARARLTAYAYFKMMKPRLMWLLCLVAAAGMALAAGPALDVPTIVATLGGGVLAIGASGTFNHVLERDVDQKMSRTADRPLAVDLIPVRNALVFGGLLTVASLAVFLTINALAAALGLAAILFYSVVYTLLLKPNTVQNTVIGGAAGALPALIGWAAVTNEIGLPALALAGVIFLWTPAHFYNLALAYKDDYARGGFPMMPVVRGETETRKHIVYYIAATLVGTVVLAWLTDLGALYAATVAVFGGIFLWTAIVLHFEQTERAAFRSFHASNAFLGAILVVIVVDALAL
- a CDS encoding ion transporter, translated to MSTSPRRTTFFLLSPDRGGQAGKVVDWLIMALIFVNVAAVMLETVDSVAREYRTVLFWLEVGSVALFTVEYLGRIWSAVEHPDYSGPISGRIRFASRPLLIVDLLAVLPFYLVAFGLGGDLRVLRALRFLKLIRYSRSLSVFVRILEQKKTDLVVVTVVDAVLLVVASNLVYLVEHQAQPETFSSIPQTLWWGVVTLTTVGYGDMHPVTPAGQLLGGLTAVLGIGLFALPASLIASGFLEESRQRACPRCGHRPGDDLGDDTTSARFENPRQGRR
- a CDS encoding aldo/keto reductase, encoding MEYTTLGNTGTTVSRLCFGTWRFGKRHGETVETTRDEAHELLDACYDQGINFIDTANVYGDPDGTSEEWIGEWLTDYDREDFVIASKVYFPFDGWGDPRPNDSGLGRKHVRAQIEGTLERLGTDYIDLYYIHRWDDETPIEETLSVLSDLVREGKVNHLGASTMAAWKLTKALWTSDVDGLERFDVTQPMVNAAHYDAVGDYLDVCADQDLAVCPYSPLAGGFLTGKYDRTDDGRVEGPDGSRATLSERFDDYYATDRAWRVLEVVEEVADEVDATPAQVSLRWLMDQDRFTCVPIVGARDPDQLAENVGAVELSLNDEQFGRIDAARTND
- a CDS encoding DUF1328 domain-containing protein — its product is MLELALLFFVIAIVAAALGATGVAGITMSIAKWLVLIFLVLAALSLLL
- a CDS encoding DUF7544 domain-containing protein — protein: MYAADNLGDALRVTKRYLHALGVAGYLKLGLLILLIGGLGLLYQVFNIPAELAMQGVGDTDTLAIVAVVAASLLLVFLLLRYLAAILEFVYVESLRSEEMHLRRYVRANLKNGLLLLAFRIALWIVVGGLFVALVAAVVLGGDVGAPDDLTAGQLGALLLAGFVFGVVGWIVSVLTNAFVVPTMLHEGRGPISGWRRVAGSMGPNWTGLLAFLLVGFVLGAAIVFLYAGIYFAAFFFGIFLFAILLVLALAIHEALGIVVLVVLLLGYLLFEYAFSLLETPIRTYVRYYALLLLGDTDDSLDLIPEQRQAVRAPTGAATGGTGPQPGPAASGQPVGSGSPGFTTGAGEGSATGSGTDTGPTARSEEEPDDPDETAVWGDSPSWGSDASWDVAADGNDRSHPDDGDDSSDQEFDTDVPRTDPDDADTDTDDETDDWGPGR
- a CDS encoding HD domain-containing protein produces the protein MGVEIKESRVTDAEFEEMKAFVYEYLAASVEKEGEGGRMRWYPWHSAEYRFNHILNVVELAEEIARKEGADVDITRVAALFHDVAKLETDQELHAEAGARVAREYLEARADYPESFIAQVCRAIEHHSYQGDLTDLALETQCLIEADLLDKVGANGTTLMLLRMGYEARTHMEVDEMVDRVLERGYDAASRVQSDTAEGIAHQRLKRVKWFGEWLEDEIAGL
- a CDS encoding cobalamin B12-binding domain-containing protein is translated as MSSEQEGESIRCLVAKVGLDGHDRGAHVIARAFRDAGFEVIYSGLHKAPEEIVQATVQEDVDVLGISILSGAHDTLVPKIMDGLEEYGAAEDTLVLVGGVIPEEDRAELEDEGVAEIFGPGTSVEETIEFVRENAPER
- the meaB gene encoding methylmalonyl Co-A mutase-associated GTPase MeaB, with product MNDEDLLEALLAGEHRALARVISKIEDRSPGYRNLVSDLYAHTGEADVVGITGSPGAGKSTLVDKLAETYRDRGETVGVIAIDPSSPFSGGAVLGDRIRMASTVGDMDVFVRSMSARGTLGGLSTATADAVKAMDAFGKDKIIIETVGAGQNEIDIVQTADTVAVLVPPGSGDEIQTLKAGILEIADVFVVNKADRPGADRTVQELREMIQLGEGAGFGGGGHHSQEVIDAHDDWDPNTDEEADAGWTTPIVETVATKADGVDDLIDAFATHREYLVDSGEHAARTRRRYAEEIRTLLREDVHALLEADLERAGGVDDLAEAVRQGETDPYSIASDLLDPLERCLEDVETDLDVDANGVTESDDR